The Doryrhamphus excisus isolate RoL2022-K1 chromosome 1, RoL_Dexc_1.0, whole genome shotgun sequence genome includes a window with the following:
- the LOC131126082 gene encoding recombining binding protein suppressor of hairless-like — MAPVVTGKFGERCQPQRLTREAMRTYLKEKDDQTVLILHAKVAQKSYGNEKRFFCPPPCVYLLGSGWQKKMERMEKEGCTEQESQTCAFIGIGNSEQEMQQLNLEGKHFCAAKTLYISDTDKRKHFMLSVKMLYGNSANIGVFLSKRIKVISKPSKKKQSLKNADLCIASGTKIALFNRLRSQTVSTRYLHVEGGNFHASSLQWGAFYIHLLDDDESEGEEFAVRDGYIHYGQTVKLVCSVTGMALPRLTIRKVDKQTALMDADDPVSQLHKCAFYLKDTERMYLCLSQDRIIQYQAAPCIKEANKEIINDGACWTIISTDKAEYTFYEGMGPVTTPVTPVPVVESLQLNGGGDVAMLEITGHNFTPNLRVWFGDVEADTMYRCGESILCVVPDISAFREGWRWVRQPVQVPVTLVRNDGIIYATSLTFTYTSEPGPRPHCSVAEAILRTHSTASPSQTSSSPSSSSFAGLTNGQVSYTSSDSSVSVLS; from the exons ATGGCGCCCGTTGTTACCGG GAAGTTTGGAGAGCGATGTCAGCCTCAGCGTTTAACAAG GGAAGCAATGAGGACATATTTGAAGGAGAAAGATGATCAAACAGTCCTCATACTCCATGCAAAAGTTGCACAGAAGTCCTATGGCAACGAGAAAAG GTTTTTCTGCCCTCCACCATGTGTCTATCTGCTGGGCAGTGGGTGgcagaagaagatggagagGATGGAGAAGGAGGGCTGCACGGAGCAGGAATCCCAGACCTGCGctttcattgggattggcaacAGTGAGCAGGAGATGCAACAACTCAATCTGGAGGGAAAG CATTTCTGCGCAGCTAAGACGCTGTACATCAGTGACACAGACAAAAGGAAACACTTCATGCTGTCTGTGAAGATGCTGTATGGAAACAGCGCCAACATCGGAGTCTTCCTCAGCAAAAGAATCAAAGTTATCTCCAAGCCTTCCAAGAAAAAGCAGTCTTTGAAAAATGCAGACT TGTGCATTGCATCAGGAACAAAGATAGCTTTATTTAACCGCCTGCGATCGCAAACAGTCAGCACCAGGTATCTCCATGTGGAGGGGGGAAACTTTCACGCCAGCTCCCTGCAGTGGGGCGCCTTCTATATCCACCTCT TGGATGATGATGAGTCAGAAGGGGAGGAGTTTGCTGTGCGAGACGGCTACATTCACTACGGCCAGACCGTCAAACTGGTGTGCTCTGTAACTGGCATGGCACTGCCGAGACTG ACCATACGCAAGGTAGACAAGCAGACAGCATTGATGGACGCAGACGACCCTGTGTCACAGCTCCATAAGTGTGCTTTCTACCTGAAAGACACAGAACGGATGTACCTTTGTCTCTCACAAGATAGAATAATTCAGTACCAG GCTGCACCGTGCATCAAAGAAGCAAATAAAGAAATCATAAATGACGGAGCCTGTTGGACCATTATCAGCACTGACAAGGCAGAGTATACGTTCTATGAAGGTATGGGCCCTGTGACCACCCCCGTCACTCCTGTTCCTGTGGTGGAGAGTCTGCAG TTAAATGGTGGAGGAGATGTGGCCATGTTAGAGATAACAGGTCACAACTTCACCCCCAACTTGAGAGTGTGGTTTGGAGATGTGGAGGCTGACACCATGTACAG ATGCGGAGAGAGCATCCTGTGCGTGGTACCAGACATTTCTGCCTTCAGGGAGGGCTGGCGCTGGGTTAGACAGCCCGTACAAGTTCCTGTTACGCTGGTCCGTAATGATGGAATCATTTACGCCACCTCCCTCACCTTCACATACACATCGGAACCAGGGCCGCGTCCCCACTGCAGTGTCGCGGAGGCCATTCTGAGGACACACAGCACCGCCTCACCATCCCAGACTTCATcttcaccttcttcttcttcattcgCTGGACTCACCAACGGCCAGGTTTCTTACACCAGCAGTGACTCAAGTGTGTCAGTGTTGTCATAG
- the hgsnat gene encoding heparan-alpha-glucosaminide N-acetyltransferase isoform X2, whose translation MDQAFLTVINELDTEVAVSWVSQRCYQCLYQQLGVVPAVTTPGQPSSQEFTVSTQHEITLQLNSTTVSQDLCRVPFHFGEHGNYSLWVKNINTSAVNCSIVTDADPVNSYIPILVAFLVFAGLGLMSALLRAIVGLDIVRGILFRIGGTFETERLINSELGSPGRTVTPVTDNILPPPPSPSKRLRSLDTFRGISLVIMVFVNYGGGRYWFFRHESWNGLSVADLVFPWFVFIMGTSIALSINSLLRSGSRRTSLLKKVVWRSLQLFIIGVLIINPNYCLGPLSWDNLRIPGVLQRLSWSYLVVACLDLLVARGHVDILPTNAWWSSCVDVLLYWPAWLFVVLLEVLWLCLTFLLPVPGCPSGYLGPGGIGDMGMHANCTGGAAGLVDRWLLGENHIYQTPSSRVIYDTHVPYDPEGVLGSINSILMAFLGLQAGKIIIHYRDLHSSIISRFLIWGLFLGVISAVLTKCSTDQGFIPVNKNLWSLSYVTTLACFAFVLFVLVYYSVDVKKWWSGAPFIYPGMNSILVYVGHKVFEDYFPFRWRMVNTQSHAEHLTQNLVAVSCWVLISYILYRKKIFLKI comes from the exons ATGGATCAGGCTTTTCTGACTGTCATCAATGAACTGGACACTGAGGTAGCGGTATCCTGGGTGTCGCAGCGGTGCTATCAG TGTCTTTATCAACAGCTTGGGGTGGTCCCGGCTGTGACAACTCCAGGTCAACCAAGCTCTCAGGAGTTCACTGTAAGCACGCAACATGAAATTACACTACAACTCAACAGCACTACTGTCAGCCAAGACCTCTGCAG AGTTCCGTTCCACTTTGGGGAGCATGGAAACTATTCTCTATGggtgaaaaatataaatacttcaGCGGTCAATTGCTCCATTGTAACTGATGCAGATCCTGTCAACAGCTACATAC cCATCTTGGTAGCGTTCCTCGTCTTTGCTGGATTGGGGTTAATGTCTGCTCTTCTAAGAGCTATAGTGGG ATTGGATATTGTGAGGGGCATCCTCTTCAGAATCGGTGGTACCTTTGAGACAGAGAGGCTCATCAACTCT GAACTCGGCTCTCCTGGTAGGACAGTGACACCAGTTACTGACAACATCCTCCCCCCGCCACCCAGTCCCAGCAAGAGGCTACGATCGTTGGACACATTCAGAGG GATCTCCTTGGTTATTATGGTGTTTGTCAACTATGGAGGAGGGCGATACTGGTTCTTCAGACATGAAAGCTGGAACG GTCTTAGTGTTGCAGATCTGGTCTTCCCCTG GTTTGTTTTCATAATGGGAACATCCATTGCGCTTTCAATCAATTCCCTGCTCCGCTCAGGCTCGAGGCGCACCTCACTGCTGAAGAAAGTAGTGTGGAGGAGTCTGCAGCTCTTCATCATCGGCGTCCTCATCATCAATCCCAACTATTGCCTGGGGCCTT TGTCATGGGACAACCTGCGGATTCCAGGTGTGCTACAGCGCCTGTCCTGGTCATATCTGGTTGTAGCTTGTCTGGATCTGTTGGTTGCCAGAGGTCACGTTGACATCCTCCCAACG AATGCATGGTGGTCCTCTTGTGTTGATGTCCTGCTCTACTGGCCCGCCTGGCTCTTTGTGGTCCTCTTAGAAGTCCTTTGGCTCTGCCTCACTTTTCTACTTCCTGTGCCAGGCTGCCCAAG TGGTTATCTTGGTCCAGGCGGCATCGGGGACATGGGCATGCATGCCAATTGTACCGGTGGAGCAGCTGGTCTTGTTGACCGCTGGCTGCTCGGAGAAAACCACATCTACCAAACACCATCATCACGG GTCATATACGACACTCATGTGCCATACGATCCTGAGGGTGTTCTTGGCAGCATCAACTCCATCCTTATGGCTTTTCTTGGCTTGCAG gCAGGAAAGATAATCATACATTACAGAGATCTTCACTCAAGTATTATATCAAGATTTCTTATTTGGGGTCTCTTTTTG GGAGTCATTTCAGCTGTTCTCACCAAGTGTTCCACAGACCAGGGGTTCATTCCTGTCAATAAGAACCTATG GTCTCTGTCCTATGTGACAACACTGGCCTGTTTTGCCTTTGTGTTGTTTGTACTGGTCTACTACAGCGTTGATGTGAAAAAGTGGTGGTCTGGAGCACCTTTCATCTATCCTG GCATGAACTCTATACTTGTGTATGTGGGCCATAAGGTGTTTGAGGACTACTTCCCCTTCCGGTGGCGCATGGTCAACACTCAATCCCATGCTGAGCACCTCACACAGAACCTGGTGGCTGTTTCCTGTTGGGTCCTTATCTCCTACATTCTCTACAGGAAAAAGATTTtcttgaaaatttga
- the hgsnat gene encoding heparan-alpha-glucosaminide N-acetyltransferase isoform X1 has protein sequence MVSIMYFDPSRFPSYQNKAGRKWHLFAMAKRNHNKNTKETSSVRSATKPHDKEMAQTSRKHAMFYVAIIVLFVAVCVAPLTAEIFSPGLSHYKQHTNLKMDQAFLTVINELDTEVAVSWVSQRCYQCLYQQLGVVPAVTTPGQPSSQEFTVSTQHEITLQLNSTTVSQDLCRVPFHFGEHGNYSLWVKNINTSAVNCSIVTDADPVNSYIPILVAFLVFAGLGLMSALLRAIVGLDIVRGILFRIGGTFETERLINSELGSPGRTVTPVTDNILPPPPSPSKRLRSLDTFRGISLVIMVFVNYGGGRYWFFRHESWNGLSVADLVFPWFVFIMGTSIALSINSLLRSGSRRTSLLKKVVWRSLQLFIIGVLIINPNYCLGPLSWDNLRIPGVLQRLSWSYLVVACLDLLVARGHVDILPTNAWWSSCVDVLLYWPAWLFVVLLEVLWLCLTFLLPVPGCPSGYLGPGGIGDMGMHANCTGGAAGLVDRWLLGENHIYQTPSSRVIYDTHVPYDPEGVLGSINSILMAFLGLQAGKIIIHYRDLHSSIISRFLIWGLFLGVISAVLTKCSTDQGFIPVNKNLWSLSYVTTLACFAFVLFVLVYYSVDVKKWWSGAPFIYPGMNSILVYVGHKVFEDYFPFRWRMVNTQSHAEHLTQNLVAVSCWVLISYILYRKKIFLKI, from the exons ATGGTTAGCATAATGTACTTTGACCCTTCTCGCTTCCCCTCGTACCAAAACAAGGCTGGTCGGAAGTGGCATCTCTTTGCTATGGCAAAAAGGAATcacaacaaaaacactaaaGAGACGTCGTCGGTCAGATCAGCAACCAAGCCACATGACAAAGAAATGGCACAAACATCAAGAAAACATGCCATGTTTTATGTTGCAATTATTGTACTATTTGTAGCTGTTTGTGTGGCTCCATTGACAGCTGAAATATTTTCCC CTGGATTATCTCACTATAAGCAACACACAAACTTAAAGATGGATCAGGCTTTTCTGACTGTCATCAATGAACTGGACACTGAGGTAGCGGTATCCTGGGTGTCGCAGCGGTGCTATCAG TGTCTTTATCAACAGCTTGGGGTGGTCCCGGCTGTGACAACTCCAGGTCAACCAAGCTCTCAGGAGTTCACTGTAAGCACGCAACATGAAATTACACTACAACTCAACAGCACTACTGTCAGCCAAGACCTCTGCAG AGTTCCGTTCCACTTTGGGGAGCATGGAAACTATTCTCTATGggtgaaaaatataaatacttcaGCGGTCAATTGCTCCATTGTAACTGATGCAGATCCTGTCAACAGCTACATAC cCATCTTGGTAGCGTTCCTCGTCTTTGCTGGATTGGGGTTAATGTCTGCTCTTCTAAGAGCTATAGTGGG ATTGGATATTGTGAGGGGCATCCTCTTCAGAATCGGTGGTACCTTTGAGACAGAGAGGCTCATCAACTCT GAACTCGGCTCTCCTGGTAGGACAGTGACACCAGTTACTGACAACATCCTCCCCCCGCCACCCAGTCCCAGCAAGAGGCTACGATCGTTGGACACATTCAGAGG GATCTCCTTGGTTATTATGGTGTTTGTCAACTATGGAGGAGGGCGATACTGGTTCTTCAGACATGAAAGCTGGAACG GTCTTAGTGTTGCAGATCTGGTCTTCCCCTG GTTTGTTTTCATAATGGGAACATCCATTGCGCTTTCAATCAATTCCCTGCTCCGCTCAGGCTCGAGGCGCACCTCACTGCTGAAGAAAGTAGTGTGGAGGAGTCTGCAGCTCTTCATCATCGGCGTCCTCATCATCAATCCCAACTATTGCCTGGGGCCTT TGTCATGGGACAACCTGCGGATTCCAGGTGTGCTACAGCGCCTGTCCTGGTCATATCTGGTTGTAGCTTGTCTGGATCTGTTGGTTGCCAGAGGTCACGTTGACATCCTCCCAACG AATGCATGGTGGTCCTCTTGTGTTGATGTCCTGCTCTACTGGCCCGCCTGGCTCTTTGTGGTCCTCTTAGAAGTCCTTTGGCTCTGCCTCACTTTTCTACTTCCTGTGCCAGGCTGCCCAAG TGGTTATCTTGGTCCAGGCGGCATCGGGGACATGGGCATGCATGCCAATTGTACCGGTGGAGCAGCTGGTCTTGTTGACCGCTGGCTGCTCGGAGAAAACCACATCTACCAAACACCATCATCACGG GTCATATACGACACTCATGTGCCATACGATCCTGAGGGTGTTCTTGGCAGCATCAACTCCATCCTTATGGCTTTTCTTGGCTTGCAG gCAGGAAAGATAATCATACATTACAGAGATCTTCACTCAAGTATTATATCAAGATTTCTTATTTGGGGTCTCTTTTTG GGAGTCATTTCAGCTGTTCTCACCAAGTGTTCCACAGACCAGGGGTTCATTCCTGTCAATAAGAACCTATG GTCTCTGTCCTATGTGACAACACTGGCCTGTTTTGCCTTTGTGTTGTTTGTACTGGTCTACTACAGCGTTGATGTGAAAAAGTGGTGGTCTGGAGCACCTTTCATCTATCCTG GCATGAACTCTATACTTGTGTATGTGGGCCATAAGGTGTTTGAGGACTACTTCCCCTTCCGGTGGCGCATGGTCAACACTCAATCCCATGCTGAGCACCTCACACAGAACCTGGTGGCTGTTTCCTGTTGGGTCCTTATCTCCTACATTCTCTACAGGAAAAAGATTTtcttgaaaatttga
- the dctn6 gene encoding dynactin subunit 6, translating into MRVNVDGRLSNRLSSIVECRLWSLPSAITMTDKQNAQKSVKIAAGAVVCVESEIRGDVTIGPRTVVHPKARIIAEAGPIVIGEGNLIEEQAVIINSYPENITPDAEVEPKTMTIGINNVFEVGCVSQALKIGDNNVIESKADVGRNVILTSGCIIGAFCQVNTCEVIPENTVIYGSGCMRRVQTERPQPQTLQLDFLMKILPNYHHLKKTVKTNHAAS; encoded by the exons ATGCGCGTTAACGTCGATGGCAGGCTGTCAAATCGATTGTCGAGCATAGTAGAGTGTCGACTCTGGAGCCTCCCTTCAGCCATTACAATGACGGATAAACAAaacgcacagaaaag tgtTAAAATAGCTGCAGGGGCCGTTGTCTGTGTTGAAAGTGAGATCAGAGGGGATGTCACGATAG GCCCAAGAACAGTGGTCCACCCAAAAGCGCGTATCATTGCAGAGGCAGGGCCCATTGTTATTGGAGAAGGCAATTTAATCGAGGAACAAGCTGTCATCATCAACAG TTACCCAGAGAACATCACACCAGATGCCGAAGTGGAGCCAAAGACAATGACCATTGGCATCAATAATGTGTTTGAAGTTGGCTGTG TGTCACAAGCACTTAAAATTGGTGATAACAATGTTATAGAATCAAAAG CTGACGTTGGGAGGAACGTCATTCTCACCAGTGGCTGCATCATCGGGGCCTTCTGTCAGGTGAACACCTGCGAGGTCATACCTGAGAACACAGTCATCTATGGCTCAGGATGTATGAGGCGAGTGCAGACAGAGAGACCACAG CCCCAGACCCTTCAGCTTGACTTCCTCATGAAGATTTTGCCCAACTATCACCACTTAAAGAAAACTGTGAAAACCAATCACGCTGCTAGCTAG
- the gtf2e2 gene encoding transcription initiation factor IIE subunit beta: protein MDPALLRERELFKKRALSTPAVEKRLAASDSGSHKKKKPKLDKEGSSGSKQSAESSNGSFNIKTSSGYKFGCLAKIVTYMKTRHQNGDTHFLTLEEILDETKLLDIGMKQKHWLMTEALVNNPKIEVRDGTYGFKPKYNLKDKKALLRLLDKHDQLGLGGVLLDDVEEGLPNSAKAIKALGDQITFVTRPDKKKILFYNDKHCQFLVDEEFQKLWRSIPVDSMDEEKIEEYLKKQGISSMQESGPKKVLPVQKRKKQAGQRKRHFKTHNNHLAGVLEDYTDGVPAKK from the exons ATGGATCCAGCACTACTGAGGGAGAGGGAGCTCTTCAAGAAGAGAGCTTTGTCCACACCAGCTGTAGAGAAAAGACTTGCTGCGTCAGACTCTGGATCACACAAGAAAAAGAAGCCCAAATTAGACAAGGAGGGCTCATCTGGGTCCAAACAAAGCGCTG AGTCCAGTAATGGCAGTTTTAACATTAAGACAAGCTCCGGCTACAAGTTTGGTTGCTTGGCGAAGATAGTAACTTATATGAAG ACAAGACATCAGAATGGCGACACACACTTCCTGACGCTGGAAGAAATTCTGGATGAGACCAAACTTCTTGACATTGGCATGAAACAGAAGCATTGGCTCATGACAGAG GCATTGGTTAATAACCCAAAAATTGAGGTCCGGGATGGCACATATGGCTTCAAGCCCAAATACAACCTGAAGGACAAAAAAGCTTTACTGAGGCTGCTAGACAAACATGACCAGTTAGGCCTCGGAGGAGTGCTGCTGGACGATGTCGAGGAGGGGCTGCCCAACTCTGCTAAGGCCATAAAA GCCTTGGgggatcagatcacatttgtaACAAGACCAGATAAGAAGAAAATCCTGTTCTACAATGATAAACACTGCCAGTTTCTGGTGGATGAAG AATTTCAGAAATTGTGGAGAAGCATTCCTGTGGATTCCATGGATGAAGAGAAGATTGAGGAGTACTTGAAAAAGCAAGGCATTTCCTCAATGCAGGAATCGGGACCAAAGAAAGTG TTACCAgttcaaaaaaggaaaaagcaagCTGGTCAGAGAAAGAGACACTTCAAGACCCACAACAACCATttggcaggggtgctggaggaCTATACTGATGGTGTGCCAGCCAAAAAGTGA
- the smim18 gene encoding small integral membrane protein 18, producing the protein MANVTAMSDTNNLSRHREANPLSQVSQQVQEIYPFHDGWNVACFVILLLFILTVLSLAAMAVLYEVLDCGCCAKGKMHQEPQEEGPSNCSKLMTSVYKEPEPDSEVL; encoded by the coding sequence ATGGCCAACGTCACAGCAATGTCAGACACAAATAATCTGTCCCGGCACAGAGAGGCCAACCCACTCTCCCAAGTCTCCCAGCAGGTGCAGGAGATCTACCCCTTCCACGACGGCTGGAACGTGGCCTGCTTTGTTATCCTATTGCTCTTCATCCTCACCGTGTTGTCTCTAGCGGCCATGGCCGTTCTCTATGAGGTCCTGGACTGCGGCTGCTGCGCCAAAGGAAAAATGCATCAAGAACCCCAAGAGGAGGGGCCAAGCAACTGCAGCAAACTGATGACCAGTGTTTACAAGGAGCCAGAACCTGATTCAGAGGTGTTATAG